DNA sequence from the Streptomyces sp. CA-210063 genome:
CCCTGGCAGGTCGTGCGGGAAGTCACCGTGCCGCTGGCGGCGCCCGGTGTGGCGGCGGGCGCCGCGCTGACCTTCGTGGTGTGCATGAAGGAACTGCCCGCCACCCTGCTGCTGCGCCCCACCGGCATGGACACGCTGGCCACCCGCCTGTGGACGGAGACCGGAACCGGCTCCTACGCCGCCGCCGCGCCGTACGCCGCCGCGCTGATCCTGCTGGCCGCGATCCCCTCCTACCTCCTCGGGAGGCACCGCACATGACCGAGCCGCACACGGCCGAACCTCACATGACCGAACTGCGCGTCGAAGGGCTGGCCAAGTCCTACGGCCCGCACACGCCGCCCGTCCTCGACGGGCTCGACCTGACCGTCCCCGGCGGCGCCCTGGCCGCGGTGCTCGGCCCCTCCGGCTGCGGCAAGACCACCCTGCTGCGCGTCATCGCGGGCTTCCTGCGCGCCGACGCGGGCAGCGTGACCGTCGGCGGACGCCCGCTGACCGGTCCCGGAGTGCACCTGCCTCCCGAGCGGCGGCGCATCGGCATCGTCCCCCAAGAAGGCGCCCTGTTCCCGCACTTGAGCGTCGCCCGGAACGTCGCCTTCGGCCTCACCGGCCTCGACCGGACCGCCCGCCGACGCCGTACGCAGGAGATGCTGGACCTGGTCGGGCTGGCCGGCTACGGCGACCGGATGCCCCACGAGCTGTCCGGCGGACAGCAGCAACGCATCGCCCTCGCCCGCGCCTTGGCACCGCGTCCGGCACTGGTCCTGCTGGACGAGCCGTTCAACGCCCTGGACAGCGCCCTGCGCGCGGGAGTCCGAGCCGATGTCCGCACGGCCCTGCGACTCAGCGGCGCCACCGCCGTCCTGGTCACCCACGACCAGCAGGAAGCCCTGTCCACCGCCGACCTCGTCGCCGTCGTACGCGACGGCCGCGTGGCCCAGTGCGACACCCCGCAGCAGGTCTACCGGCGCCCGGCCGACCCCTGGGTCGCCGGCTTCGTCGGCGACGCCGTCCTGCTCCCGGCGACCGCGCACCACGGCACCACCGCGGACACCGCCCTGGGGATCATCCCGCTCGTCACGGACGCGGGCGCGAAAGCGGAGGCGGACGCGGACGCGGACGTGGGCGCGGGCGCGGGTTCCGGCACGGTGCTGCTGCGCCCGGAGCAGCTGGAACTCACCGAGCCCGCTTCGAGCGCGGCCGGCGGTACCGTCACCGACGTCCGCTTCTACGGCCACGACGCCATGGTGACCGTGGCGGTCGACGGCCTGGACGACCCCGTCGACATCCGCGCGGCCGGGCCCCTCTCCGTACGGCCCGGTGAGCGGACCGGCATCCGGGTCCACGGGGAAGCGACCCTGCACCGGTGATCGTGCGCCTCAACCTTCACAGCACAGCTGCCGCCGTGGAGTCCCCAACGTCCACGAGAGGCGAAGCGCTGTCGCGATGACCCGGGCTCAAGGCCGAACGACGGCAGGCGCCTTCGCTCACCGAACGTCTGGCGACCGCCCGTCGCCGGTCATCCGCGGAGGTAGGTGAGGACGGCGAGGACGCGGCGGTGGCCGTGGCCGTCGAGGTGGAGCTCCAGTTTCTGAAGGATGTTGCTGACGTGCTTGTTGACCGCGGCCTCGGTGACGTACAGCTCGCGGGCGATGGCGGCGTTGGCGCGCCCCTCGGCCATCAGGGCGAGGACCTCGCGCTCTCGGGGGGTGAGGCGTCGCAGGGGATCGCGGCGGCGGTTGAGGAGTTGGCGGACCACCTCGGGATCCACGACCGTCGCGCCCGCGGCGACCTGGGCGACCGCGTCGACGAACTCGCTGACGGCGCTGACGCGGTCCTTGAGGAGGTAGCCGACCCCGGTGTCGCTGCCCAGGTCGAGCAGATGCGCGGCGTAGGACTGCTCGATGTACTGGCTGAGCACCAGGACCGGCAGGCTGGGGTGCTGTCGGCGCAGGGTGACGGCGGCGCGCAGGCCGTCGTCGGTGTTGTCCGGTGGCATGCGGACGTCGGTGACGACGATGTCGGGACGGTGTTCCCGAACGGCGGCCGTCAGGGCGTCCGCGTCGCCGACGGCGGCGAGCACCTGGTGACCGAAGCGGGTGAGCACGCCGACCAGGCCGTCCCGCATCAGCGGGGAGTCCTCGGCGAGTACGACGGTCAGCGGCACGGCAGCTCCACGTGCATCAGGGTGGGCCCGCCCTGAGGGCTGGATATACGGAGTCTGCCGTCCGCCACGGCGACGCGGTCGGCCAGGCCTACGAGGCCGGTACCCGCCTGCGGTGCGGCACCGCCGATGCCGTCGTCGCTGACCGACAGAGCCAGCACGTCGGTGTGCAGGCGGGCGTGCACCTCGACCCGGGTTGCCCTGCTGTGCTTGACGGCGTTGGTCAGAGCCTCGGCGACCACGAAGTACGCCGCGGTCTCCACGGAAAGGGGAAGGCGACGAGGCAGGCGGATGTCGACCGTGACGGGCAACGCGGAGCGCCCCGCCAGGTTCTCGACCGCGGCGGCCAGACCGTGATCGGTGAGAGCCTTCGGATGGACACCCCGGCTGAGCTCCCGCAGCTCGTCGACAGCGAGCCCGACCTGTTCCTGCGCCATGGCGAGCCGGTCGGCCAGCGGTGAGTCCGGCTCGGTGTCCAGGGCGGCCAGCCCGAGCATCACGTTGAGGGAGACCAGCCGCTGCTGCGCCCCGTCGTGCAGGTCCCGCTCGATCCGGCGCCGCTCCGCGTCGAAGGCATCGACGAGCCGCACCCTGGAGGCCCGTACGTCGGTGAGTTCACGGCCGAGTTCGTTGTCGCGCGGCGCCAGCATGAGACGTGTGACGGCCGCTCTGGCGCCGGCCCAGGCAGTGATGGTGTACGGCGCGGCGGCGAGCAGGCTGAGACCGACGATCACCAGCGGCCAGGCCCCGGGGTCGTCGAGGGGCGACATGATCACCAGCACGGGGACGACCAGGGCGAAGCCCAGGACCAGGAAGTCCATCCACCACAGAGCGGTCGCCGACACCGCCGTGAAGCCCAGCTCACGCCAGGTCGCGGGCTCTCGCAGCCGGGTTCGTACCCATCCGAGAAGTCCCGCGCGTGCGGGGGCCCGGTGCGGGTCCGGCACCGGGTCGAGGTCCACCAGGCGCAGGCGCCACCGCTCGAAGCGGGTGACGGCGACGCCGGACAGTGCCACACCGAGCAGGATCGGCACGCCCACCAACACCACCAGCGAGACGACCCCGGCGGCCAGCGCGACCACGAGGACAGCGCCGGCGACGGCACCGAAGACCACTCCGGACAGCAGATAGGCGAAGGACCGCCAGGGCCAGCTGGAGCCGAGCACCTTCAGCGGGTTCTGACCGAGCGCCTGCCAGGCGGTCCGATGTCGCATCCCTCGAACCTACCGAGCCGGGGATCTCGGGGCAGTAGTGCATGCACTACCTCCGAACTCGCGTGTGCGCCAGTGCGCCGACGGGGGCGGGACCGGTGCACTGGGCTCCATGAAGCTGATCACCGTCCCCACCGGCACGCGTCGCCGACTCGGCACTGTGCTGGCCGCGCTCGGTATCGCGGTCGCGGCCACCGCCGTACCGGCCGTATCGGCCTCCTCGGCCCCGCGGTCCAACGCCGCCCTGGATCCGGCCTCGATCGACCGATTCGTACGCGACTACCTGGAGCAGACCCGTCTGCCGGGTGCGGTGGTCGCCGTGACCAAGGGCGACCGGGTCGTCCACACCGCGGGGTACGGGCACACCGCGTCCGGGCAGGCCATGACGGAGCGGACGCGCCTGCCCGTGGCGTCGCTGTCGAAGTCCATGACCGCACTCGCCGTCATGCAACTGGTCGAGGCGGGCGAAGTCGACCTGGACCAGCCCGTGCACCGCTACCTGCCCGAGTTCACCCTGGCCGACCGGCGTTCCCGGGAGATCACCGTCCGGCAGGTCCTGACCCAGACCTCCGGTATGGCCGACTCCGCCTACCCGGATCTGACCCGCGCGCAACCGCACACCCTCGAAGAGGCCGTCGCCGCGATGCGC
Encoded proteins:
- a CDS encoding sensor histidine kinase; translated protein: MRHRTAWQALGQNPLKVLGSSWPWRSFAYLLSGVVFGAVAGAVLVVALAAGVVSLVVLVGVPILLGVALSGVAVTRFERWRLRLVDLDPVPDPHRAPARAGLLGWVRTRLREPATWRELGFTAVSATALWWMDFLVLGFALVVPVLVIMSPLDDPGAWPLVIVGLSLLAAAPYTITAWAGARAAVTRLMLAPRDNELGRELTDVRASRVRLVDAFDAERRRIERDLHDGAQQRLVSLNVMLGLAALDTEPDSPLADRLAMAQEQVGLAVDELRELSRGVHPKALTDHGLAAAVENLAGRSALPVTVDIRLPRRLPLSVETAAYFVVAEALTNAVKHSRATRVEVHARLHTDVLALSVSDDGIGGAAPQAGTGLVGLADRVAVADGRLRISSPQGGPTLMHVELPCR
- a CDS encoding ABC transporter ATP-binding protein, with protein sequence MTELRVEGLAKSYGPHTPPVLDGLDLTVPGGALAAVLGPSGCGKTTLLRVIAGFLRADAGSVTVGGRPLTGPGVHLPPERRRIGIVPQEGALFPHLSVARNVAFGLTGLDRTARRRRTQEMLDLVGLAGYGDRMPHELSGGQQQRIALARALAPRPALVLLDEPFNALDSALRAGVRADVRTALRLSGATAVLVTHDQQEALSTADLVAVVRDGRVAQCDTPQQVYRRPADPWVAGFVGDAVLLPATAHHGTTADTALGIIPLVTDAGAKAEADADADVGAGAGSGTVLLRPEQLELTEPASSAAGGTVTDVRFYGHDAMVTVAVDGLDDPVDIRAAGPLSVRPGERTGIRVHGEATLHR
- a CDS encoding response regulator; its protein translation is MPLTVVLAEDSPLMRDGLVGVLTRFGHQVLAAVGDADALTAAVREHRPDIVVTDVRMPPDNTDDGLRAAVTLRRQHPSLPVLVLSQYIEQSYAAHLLDLGSDTGVGYLLKDRVSAVSEFVDAVAQVAAGATVVDPEVVRQLLNRRRDPLRRLTPREREVLALMAEGRANAAIARELYVTEAAVNKHVSNILQKLELHLDGHGHRRVLAVLTYLRG